A region from the Benincasa hispida cultivar B227 chromosome 12, ASM972705v1, whole genome shotgun sequence genome encodes:
- the LOC120068159 gene encoding protein DETOXIFICATION 49-like translates to MSASESVLSDEQNIPTLKTPLISESPTEETETELPYRPHVLTESKCIASVAFPMILVGFLMYFRSVISMMFLGRLGGLSLAGGSLAIGFANITGYSVLSGLATGMEPICGQAFGAKKFKLLGLALQRTIILLLISSLPISFLWFNMKKILLFFGQNEDIANEAHSYILCSLPDLIALSFFHPLRIYLRSQSINLPITCCAILAILFHIPINYLFVSVLEWGTRGVALGAVWTNFNLVGLLVIFILVSGVYKKTWPGMSSDWLKEWKLLLELAIPSCISVCLEWWWYEIMTLLSGFMLNPQSTIASMGILIQTTALIYIFPSSLSLGVSTRVGNELGANHPNGAKLAAIVGLCTSFFFGISALVFAFSIRKVWATMFTKDIEIIELTSTILPIIGLCELGNCPQTTSCGVLRGTARPKLGANINLGCFYMVGMPVAIWLSFYAGWDFKGLWIGLLAAQGSCAITMLMVLVRTNWEEQAERAKELTRNGVVEIENDDEEENGELQEEEEEDDDDDDEIKECFNSRNGRDLIV, encoded by the coding sequence ATGTCTGCTTCTGAATCTGTACTTTCTGACGAACAAAACATTCCGACACTTAAAACTCCTTTGATCTCAGAATCCCCAACGGAAGAAACAGAGACAGAACTTCCATATCGTCCTCATGTTCTTACAGAGTCCAAATGTATAGCCAGCGTCGCATTTCCGATGATTCTTGTCGGCTTTTTAATGTACTTTCGTTCGGTGATTTCCATGATGTTTCTTGGCCGGTTGGGTGGTTTATCCTTAGCTGGTGGTTCACTTGCTATTGGCTTTGCTAATATCACTGGTTACTCTGTTCTTTCTGGTCTTGCTACTGGTATGGAACCCATTTGTGGCCAAGCTTTTGGAGctaaaaaattcaaacttttaggCCTTGCTCTTCAAAGAACTATCATTCTTCTCCTGATTTCTTCATTACCCATTTCGTTTCTATGGTTCAATATGAAGAAAATCCTTCTCTTTTTTGGCCAAAATGAAGATATTGCTAATGAAGCTCATTCCTATATCCTCTGTTCTCTCCCCGACTTAATTGCTCTGTCCTTTTTTCACCCTTTACGAATTTACCTTCGTAGTCAATCCATTAATCTCCCTATCACATGTTGTGCTATATTAGCCATTCTATTTCACATCCCAATTAATTACCTTTTCGTTTCTGTTCTCGAATGGGGAACTCGCGGCGTCGCTTTAGGAGCCGTTTGGACTAATTTCAACCTCGTCGGATTATTGGTTATCTTCATCTTAGTCTCCGGCGTCTACAAGAAAACCTGGCCGGGAATGTCGTCGGATTGGTTGAAAGAATGGAAATTGCTACTTGAATTAGCGATTCCAAGCTGTATTTCTGTTTGTTTAGAATGGTGGTGGTATGAAATCATGACTTTATTAAGTGGGTTCATGTTGAATCCTCAATCCACAATCGCTTCAATGGGGATTTTGATTCAAACCACTGCTTTAATCTACATTTTCCCATCATCCTTGAGCCTtggagtatcaacaagagtaGGAAATGAATTGGGAGCAAATCATCCAAACGGAGCAAAATTAGCCGCCATTGTTGGGCTCTGTACAAGCTTCTTCTTCGGAATTTCAGCGTTGGTTTTCGCTTTCAGTATCCGGAAAGTATGGGCaacaatgttcacaaaagacATAGAAATCATCGAATTAACATCTACAATTCTCCCAATCATCGGACTCTGTGAACTGGGAAACTGTCCACAGACGACAAGCTGTGGAGTATTAAGAGGAACAGCCAGGCCAAAATTGGGGGCGAATATAAATTTGGGATGTTTTTATATGGTGGGAATGCCGGTGGCAATATGGCTGAGCTTTTACGCCGGATGGGATTTCAAAGGGCTGTGGATTGGACTGTTGGCGGCGCAGGGGTCATGTGCAATAACGATGCTGATGGTTCTGGTACGAACCAATTGGGAAGAACAAGCTGAGAGAGCTAAGGAATTGACTAGAAATGGCGTGGTGGAGATTGAAAATGacgatgaagaagaaaatggggaattgcaggaagaagaagaagaagatgatgatgatgatgatgaaataAAAGAGTGTTTTAATTCAAGGAATGGAAGAGATTTGATAGTGTGA